From the Pseudomonas putida genome, one window contains:
- a CDS encoding mechanosensitive ion channel family protein: MNDRIIALFTDTTLFGISILNLLLALAVAIGTFLVARAAIGFLLHRIRRWSEHDGVFSQVLAKVLSGTSNCLLLLASLLVGLSMLDLPERWLTRVGSLWFVVAALQIGLWANRAIGLGLNRYFARHRADGLNQGSALATLSAWGARVLLWSVVLLAMLSNLGVNITAFVASLGVGGIAVALAVQNILGDLFASLSIAVDKPFEVGDFIVIGPLAGTVEHVGLKTTRIRSLGGEQIVMANASMISSTIQNYKRLQERRIVFEFGLSYDTPTDAVKKAPAIVEEAIKAQEQVRFDRAHLRGFGKEALEFECVYIVRDPGYNLYMDIQQAINFYLLERFSRIGAKFAVPVRAIKVTALPQEASLPGSGREGRGIRGA, from the coding sequence ATGAATGACCGCATTATTGCCCTGTTCACCGACACCACACTGTTCGGTATCTCCATCCTCAATCTGCTGCTGGCCCTGGCGGTGGCCATCGGGACCTTCCTGGTCGCCCGCGCCGCCATCGGCTTCCTGCTGCACCGTATCCGCCGCTGGTCCGAACACGACGGTGTGTTCAGCCAGGTGCTGGCCAAGGTGCTGTCTGGCACCAGCAATTGCCTGCTGTTGCTCGCCTCGCTGCTGGTGGGCCTGAGCATGCTCGATCTGCCGGAGCGCTGGCTGACCCGGGTCGGCAGCCTGTGGTTCGTGGTCGCCGCCCTGCAGATCGGGTTGTGGGCCAACCGCGCCATCGGACTGGGGCTGAATCGCTACTTCGCCCGCCATCGCGCCGACGGCCTGAACCAGGGCAGCGCACTCGCAACCCTGTCGGCCTGGGGCGCACGGGTGTTGCTGTGGTCGGTGGTGCTGCTGGCAATGCTGTCCAACCTGGGCGTGAACATCACCGCCTTCGTCGCCAGTCTGGGCGTCGGCGGTATTGCCGTGGCGCTGGCGGTACAGAACATCCTGGGCGATCTGTTCGCCTCGCTGTCGATCGCCGTGGACAAACCGTTCGAGGTCGGCGATTTCATTGTCATCGGGCCGCTGGCAGGCACTGTCGAGCATGTCGGCCTGAAGACCACGCGCATCCGCAGCCTCGGTGGCGAACAGATCGTCATGGCCAATGCCAGCATGATCAGCAGCACCATCCAGAACTACAAGCGCTTGCAGGAACGGCGCATCGTGTTCGAATTCGGACTTTCCTACGACACGCCGACCGACGCCGTAAAGAAAGCGCCTGCCATCGTCGAAGAGGCGATCAAGGCGCAGGAGCAGGTGCGCTTCGACCGCGCTCACCTGCGCGGGTTTGGCAAGGAAGCGCTGGAGTTCGAATGCGTGTACATCGTCAGGGACCCCGGCTACAACCTGTACATGGACATCCAGCAAGCGATCAACTTCTACTTGCTGGAGCGCTTTTCCAGGATCGGCGCCAAGTTTGCCGTACCGGTGCGGGCAATCAAGGTCACCGCATTGCCGCAGGAAGCCAGCCTGCCAGGGTCGGGCCGCGAGGGTCGGGGGATCCGAGGCGCCTGA
- a CDS encoding MFS transporter, whose translation MATHTLPQPSRGSARQRLYSTDIPARLDRLPWTRFHTLLVLALGITWLLDGLEVTLAGSVEGALKDSPALHLSNTEIGLAGASYIAGAVLGALCFGWLTDRLGRRRLFFITLFLYIGATAATAFSWSLWSFLLFRFLTGAGIGGEYTAINSTIQEFTPARYRGWVDLTINGTFWIGAALGAAGAVILLDPAVAGGDLGWRLCFGIGALLGLLILFMRLWIPESPRWLMIHNQPEHAERIVADIEHHYHERGIVIPPLQAPPLRLRARDHTPLREVFHSLFVEHRRRALVGLTLLTAQAFFYNAIFFTYALVLTDFYGVPAAKVGWFILPFALGNFCGPLLLGRLFDVVGRRIMISSTYLVSGVLLAVSGYLFQQQLIDVTQQTLAWMVIFFFASAAASSAYLTVAETFPLEIRALAIAVFYAFGTGLGGLIGPTLFGALIETGERVNVLYGYLIGAALMIIAGLTQAIWGVAAERRSLEQVARPLSQISEP comes from the coding sequence ATGGCGACCCACACCTTGCCGCAGCCCAGCCGGGGCTCGGCCCGGCAGCGCCTGTACAGCACCGACATCCCCGCCCGCCTCGACCGCCTGCCGTGGACGCGTTTTCACACCTTGCTGGTGCTGGCCCTGGGCATCACCTGGCTGCTCGACGGCCTTGAGGTCACCCTGGCGGGCTCGGTGGAGGGTGCGCTCAAGGACAGCCCTGCACTGCACCTGAGCAATACCGAGATCGGCCTGGCAGGCGCCAGCTACATCGCCGGCGCGGTACTCGGCGCATTGTGCTTCGGCTGGCTGACCGACCGCCTGGGGCGGCGCAGGCTGTTCTTCATCACCTTGTTCCTGTACATCGGCGCCACGGCCGCAACCGCGTTCTCCTGGAGCCTGTGGAGCTTCCTGCTGTTCCGCTTTCTCACCGGCGCGGGCATCGGCGGCGAGTACACGGCGATCAACTCGACCATTCAGGAGTTTACCCCGGCGCGTTACCGCGGCTGGGTCGACCTCACCATCAATGGCACCTTCTGGATTGGCGCAGCGCTAGGCGCGGCCGGTGCCGTGATCCTGCTCGACCCGGCAGTGGCCGGTGGCGATCTGGGCTGGCGCCTGTGCTTTGGCATCGGCGCGCTGCTCGGCCTGCTGATCCTGTTCATGCGCCTGTGGATCCCGGAAAGCCCGCGCTGGCTGATGATCCACAACCAGCCGGAGCACGCCGAGCGCATCGTCGCCGACATCGAACACCACTACCATGAGCGCGGGATCGTGATCCCGCCGCTACAGGCCCCTCCCCTGCGCCTTCGCGCACGCGACCACACGCCGTTGCGCGAGGTGTTCCACAGCCTGTTCGTCGAGCATCGGCGCCGCGCCCTGGTGGGCCTGACCTTGCTCACCGCGCAGGCATTCTTCTACAACGCGATCTTCTTCACCTATGCGCTGGTGCTGACCGACTTCTACGGGGTGCCAGCGGCCAAGGTGGGCTGGTTCATCCTGCCCTTCGCGCTGGGCAACTTCTGCGGCCCGCTGCTGCTGGGCAGGCTGTTCGACGTGGTCGGCCGGCGCATCATGATCAGCTCGACCTACCTGGTCTCGGGCGTGCTGCTGGCCGTCAGCGGCTACCTGTTCCAGCAGCAGCTGATCGACGTGACCCAGCAGACCCTGGCCTGGATGGTGATCTTCTTCTTCGCCTCGGCGGCGGCCAGTTCGGCCTACCTCACCGTGGCGGAAACCTTCCCGCTGGAAATCCGCGCACTGGCCATTGCCGTGTTCTATGCCTTCGGCACCGGCCTGGGCGGCCTGATCGGGCCGACCCTGTTCGGCGCGCTGATCGAAACCGGCGAGCGCGTCAATGTGCTGTACGGTTACCTGATTGGCGCGGCGCTGATGATTATTGCAGGCCTGACTCAGGCAATCTGGGGCGTGGCGGCCGAGCGGCGTTCGCTGGAACAGGTGGCCAGGCCGCTGTCGCAGATCAGCGAACCCTGA
- a CDS encoding termination factor Rho, producing the protein MPRGDKDKYTDKQKRKAEHIEESYEHKGVSKDEAEARAWATVNKQSGGGEKSGGSGSKTSSGEKKTARSDSAKRAAKTREGHARASDTSLQSQTKESLLKEARSKDIKGRSSMTKAELIEALHKHR; encoded by the coding sequence ATGCCACGCGGCGACAAGGACAAATACACTGACAAGCAGAAACGCAAGGCCGAGCACATCGAAGAGAGCTACGAGCACAAGGGCGTTTCGAAAGATGAAGCCGAGGCGCGAGCCTGGGCCACCGTCAACAAGCAGTCCGGTGGTGGCGAGAAGTCAGGCGGCTCAGGCAGCAAGACTTCTTCTGGCGAGAAGAAGACCGCCCGCTCGGATTCGGCCAAGCGTGCAGCAAAGACGCGCGAAGGGCATGCCAGAGCATCGGATACGTCGCTGCAAAGCCAGACCAAGGAGAGCCTGCTTAAAGAGGCACGCAGCAAAGACATCAAAGGGCGGTCAAGCATGACCAAGGCAGAGCTGATTGAAGCACTGCACAAGCACCGTTGA
- a CDS encoding MFS transporter encodes MSNTTLSIEDAPLNNFHQLMSVRAGGGWILDGYILSIIGVVIVQFSDYLKLDSFWQGMVAASAMLGTFCSGFLGGWLTDKVGRRRLFFVGPILFMVGSLGSLWVESGIALFILRFLVGVGVGLEYPVAGSLLTEFLPQKHRGQRLAGLTILWFAGAALSYMVGNFILARGGDEAWRLVLASSAVLGALLFIVRLRTPESPRWLVSKGRHEEAERIIKKVYGPSYSLANMPQQAVENKVSLADLMRSGYGKRMLFVAVFWSSAVVPMFAVYSFAPVVLQALNLKGDWASYGSVLITLLFVVGCIVATRLIDTLGRRPLIIHSFLWSTLALLGLGLFSNSSEALVLLMFGAYALFIGGAQVLELVYPNELFPTEIRAFAVGMGSSMSRIGSAAGTWLVPVSLLHLGIGNTMLVAALVSLAGLVVSVWLAPETRGMSLEMASSLER; translated from the coding sequence GTGAGTAATACAACGTTGTCCATCGAAGATGCGCCATTAAACAACTTCCACCAATTGATGTCCGTGCGCGCCGGCGGTGGCTGGATTCTCGACGGTTATATCCTCAGCATCATCGGCGTGGTGATCGTGCAGTTTTCCGATTACCTGAAGCTGGATTCGTTCTGGCAGGGCATGGTCGCTGCCTCGGCGATGCTCGGCACCTTCTGCAGCGGCTTTCTCGGTGGCTGGCTGACCGACAAGGTCGGGCGCCGTCGCCTGTTCTTCGTCGGCCCGATCCTGTTCATGGTCGGCTCGCTCGGCTCGCTGTGGGTCGAGTCCGGCATCGCGCTGTTCATCCTGCGTTTTCTGGTCGGGGTGGGCGTTGGCCTGGAGTACCCGGTCGCAGGTTCGCTGCTGACCGAGTTCCTGCCGCAAAAACACCGTGGCCAGCGCCTGGCCGGGCTGACCATCCTCTGGTTCGCCGGCGCCGCGCTGTCGTACATGGTCGGCAACTTCATCCTCGCGCGCGGTGGCGATGAGGCCTGGCGCCTGGTGCTGGCCAGCTCCGCGGTGCTCGGTGCGCTGCTGTTCATCGTCCGCCTGCGCACCCCCGAGTCGCCGCGCTGGCTGGTCAGCAAAGGGCGCCACGAGGAGGCAGAGCGCATCATCAAGAAGGTCTACGGGCCGTCCTATTCGCTGGCCAACATGCCGCAGCAGGCGGTAGAGAACAAGGTATCGCTGGCTGACCTGATGCGCTCGGGGTACGGCAAACGCATGCTGTTCGTCGCGGTGTTCTGGAGTTCGGCGGTGGTGCCGATGTTTGCCGTGTACTCCTTCGCGCCTGTGGTATTGCAGGCACTGAACCTGAAGGGTGACTGGGCGTCGTATGGCTCGGTGCTGATCACGCTGCTGTTCGTGGTCGGTTGCATCGTCGCGACGCGCCTGATCGACACCCTGGGGCGCCGCCCGCTGATCATCCACAGCTTCCTCTGGTCGACCCTGGCCTTGCTGGGCCTGGGCCTGTTCTCCAACAGCTCCGAAGCCCTGGTGCTGTTGATGTTCGGGGCCTATGCACTGTTCATCGGGGGTGCCCAGGTGCTGGAGCTGGTGTATCCGAACGAGCTGTTCCCCACTGAAATCCGCGCATTCGCTGTGGGCATGGGCTCCTCCATGTCGCGCATCGGTTCGGCGGCGGGTACCTGGCTGGTGCCGGTTTCGCTGCTGCACCTGGGCATCGGCAACACAATGCTGGTTGCAGCACTGGTGTCCCTGGCGGGGTTGGTGGTGTCAGTTTGGCTGGCCCCGGAAACCCGTGGCATGAGCCTGGAGATGGCGTCCTCGCTCGAACGTTGA
- a CDS encoding NAD(P)/FAD-dependent oxidoreductase has protein sequence MYVASKMPSHHGCSGWTEMLPPRVANAALDSAVTADVAIIGGGFAGLSAARQLTRRDPTLKVVLLEAGTVGEGASGRNSGFIIDLPHEVSAEGLGGGSLDRARRDITLYRTAIDMGRELAEEHGWSKEVFDTCGRFSVARGTQGDEHILSYARQLDALGEPYELLDTRQIGAVTGSPAYTSGLFMPGTVMIQPAAYVRRFANALAGALRVYEQTPALSFKQVGGAWVIKTPKGVVTAGKIILANNGHAQSFGFFKGQLLHVFTYASLTERFDPKRLPGQRTWAATPALPMGTTVRRISDGDGDRILVRWRYSYNPSLTIGDSQVDSAGRVHDGKFLTRFPSLKGLRMEYRWGGPMALTWNSVPAFGEVDRGVFAACGCNGLGASKSSAAGIAAADQALGVRSELVEIFSGFDKPRQLPPQPFLTIGAKANMKFKEWRAGDE, from the coding sequence ATGTACGTTGCCTCGAAAATGCCCAGCCACCATGGCTGCTCCGGTTGGACCGAGATGTTGCCACCGCGTGTGGCCAACGCCGCACTGGACAGCGCCGTCACCGCCGATGTGGCGATCATCGGTGGCGGTTTTGCCGGCTTGTCGGCAGCCCGCCAGCTGACGCGCCGGGACCCGACTCTGAAGGTGGTGCTGCTCGAAGCCGGCACCGTCGGCGAGGGCGCCTCGGGGCGCAATTCGGGTTTCATCATCGACCTGCCCCACGAGGTCTCTGCCGAAGGCCTGGGCGGCGGTTCGCTCGATCGCGCCAGGCGCGACATCACGCTGTACCGCACGGCCATCGACATGGGCCGCGAACTGGCGGAGGAACATGGCTGGAGCAAGGAGGTGTTCGACACCTGCGGCCGCTTCAGTGTCGCCCGTGGTACGCAAGGGGACGAGCACATCCTGTCTTACGCCAGGCAGCTGGACGCGCTGGGCGAACCCTACGAGCTGCTCGACACCCGCCAGATCGGCGCGGTGACCGGCAGCCCGGCCTACACCTCGGGCCTGTTCATGCCCGGCACGGTGATGATCCAGCCGGCGGCGTATGTGCGGCGTTTTGCCAATGCGTTGGCAGGTGCGCTGCGGGTGTACGAGCAGACGCCGGCCTTGTCGTTCAAGCAGGTGGGTGGCGCCTGGGTGATCAAGACGCCGAAGGGTGTGGTCACGGCGGGCAAGATCATCCTGGCCAACAACGGCCACGCCCAGAGCTTCGGCTTCTTCAAGGGCCAGCTGCTGCACGTGTTCACTTATGCCTCGCTGACCGAACGCTTCGACCCCAAGCGCCTGCCGGGCCAGCGTACCTGGGCGGCGACCCCGGCCTTGCCGATGGGAACCACGGTGCGCCGCATCAGCGACGGTGACGGTGACCGCATCCTGGTGCGCTGGCGCTACAGCTACAACCCGAGCCTGACCATTGGCGACAGCCAGGTGGACAGTGCCGGGCGGGTGCACGACGGCAAGTTCCTCACGCGCTTCCCGAGCCTCAAGGGGCTGCGCATGGAGTACCGCTGGGGTGGGCCGATGGCGCTGACCTGGAACAGCGTGCCGGCGTTCGGCGAGGTGGATCGTGGGGTGTTCGCGGCCTGTGGTTGCAATGGGCTGGGGGCGTCCAAGTCCAGTGCCGCTGGAATTGCAGCGGCTGATCAGGCACTGGGCGTGCGCAGCGAACTGGTGGAGATCTTCAGTGGTTTCGACAAACCCAGGCAGTTGCCACCGCAACCTTTCCTGACTATTGGTGCGAAGGCCAACATGAAGTTCAAGGAGTGGCGGGCTGGGGATGAATGA
- a CDS encoding dihydrodipicolinate synthase family protein, protein MSAFAFSGVNLAITTPFDAQGKIDFARFESLIERYIAAGVHGIVLSSGTGMHVYLSKDESKELVAFGAKVIDGRVRVIAQTSALLVEDVLERTRHAKDCGADGVMVLPPFFEGPTDDQGIIDFYSTVSQAGLPIIGYNVPQAVGVEVTPALFRQLSEIPNFVSVKDSSGDLAAQAALSRTGLATMNGADPLVPYALFAGAAGLIWGGANMAPKTCVALANAASEGRWAEVQQIWKHLAPVMSLIWQGDYVQSVYAGAQIMGYDAGNPRRPLRRLAEEKLGALREALVPLIDHEASAS, encoded by the coding sequence ATGTCTGCATTCGCGTTTTCCGGTGTGAACCTGGCCATCACCACGCCGTTCGATGCGCAGGGCAAAATCGATTTTGCTCGTTTCGAAAGCCTGATCGAGCGCTACATCGCCGCCGGTGTGCATGGCATTGTGCTCAGCTCCGGAACTGGCATGCATGTGTACCTGAGCAAGGATGAGTCCAAGGAACTGGTGGCCTTCGGCGCCAAGGTCATCGATGGCCGCGTGCGGGTGATTGCCCAGACCTCCGCGCTGCTGGTCGAGGACGTGCTCGAGCGCACCCGCCATGCCAAGGACTGCGGTGCCGATGGCGTCATGGTGCTGCCGCCGTTCTTCGAAGGCCCGACCGATGACCAGGGCATCATCGATTTCTACTCGACCGTGTCGCAGGCCGGCTTGCCGATCATTGGCTACAACGTGCCACAGGCCGTGGGTGTCGAAGTCACGCCCGCGCTGTTCAGGCAGTTGAGCGAGATCCCCAACTTCGTTTCGGTCAAGGACAGCAGCGGCGACCTGGCGGCCCAGGCCGCGTTGTCGCGCACCGGTCTGGCGACCATGAACGGCGCCGACCCGCTGGTGCCCTATGCGCTGTTTGCAGGTGCCGCAGGGCTGATTTGGGGTGGTGCGAACATGGCGCCGAAGACCTGCGTGGCCCTTGCCAATGCCGCCAGCGAGGGCAGGTGGGCCGAGGTGCAGCAGATCTGGAAGCACCTGGCTCCGGTGATGTCGCTGATCTGGCAGGGTGACTATGTGCAGTCGGTGTATGCCGGTGCGCAGATCATGGGCTATGACGCCGGTAACCCACGCCGTCCGCTGCGGCGTCTGGCCGAGGAAAAGCTGGGGGCGCTGCGTGAAGCACTGGTGCCGCTGATCGACCACGAAGCTTCGGCTTCCTGA
- a CDS encoding thiamine pyrophosphate-requiring protein, giving the protein MTGTVGDFLVERLYQWGVRRIFGYPGDGINGVFGALSRANGKIEFIQARHEEMAAFMASAHAKFTGELGVCIATSGPGASHLLTGLYDARMDHQPVLAIVGQQARAALGGHYQQELDLLSMFKDVAGAFVQQASTPEQVRHLLDRAVRTAVGERRVTAIILPNDLQDLPYSEPPRAHGTVHSGIGYSKPKVVPFDDDLQRAADVLNAGRKVAILVGAGALQATEQVIAVAEKLGAGVAKALLGKAVLPDDLPWVTGSIGLLGTEPSYQLMTECDTLLMIGSGFPYSEFLPQEGQARGVQIDLQPDMLSLRYPMEVNLVGDAAQTLRVLLPLLEHKTDRRWRDKIEGWRARWDKTLEKRALSKAQPINPQRVVYELSPQLPDNAIVSSDSGSCANWFARDLQIRQGMQCSLSGGLASMGAAVPYAIAAKFAHPQRAVIALVGDGAMQMSNLAELITVAKYWQQWDNPQWICAVFNNEDLNQVTWEQRVMEGDPKFEASQSIPDVPYHLFAISIGLQGIYVEREEDIAGAWERALAADRPVLIEFKTDPDVPPLPPHIKLDQAKKFASTLLQGDPNQAGVIVQTAKQVLSSVLPGKK; this is encoded by the coding sequence ATGACAGGCACGGTAGGCGACTTTCTGGTGGAGCGCTTGTACCAATGGGGGGTGCGGCGCATCTTTGGCTACCCCGGCGATGGTATCAATGGCGTGTTCGGCGCCCTGAGCCGGGCCAACGGCAAGATAGAGTTCATTCAGGCCCGCCACGAAGAAATGGCTGCGTTCATGGCCAGCGCCCACGCCAAGTTCACGGGCGAGCTGGGCGTGTGCATCGCCACCTCCGGCCCCGGTGCCTCGCATTTGCTCACAGGCCTTTACGATGCGCGCATGGACCACCAGCCGGTGCTGGCCATCGTCGGCCAGCAGGCCCGCGCCGCGCTCGGCGGGCACTACCAGCAAGAGCTCGACCTGCTGTCGATGTTCAAGGACGTGGCCGGTGCGTTCGTCCAGCAAGCGTCCACGCCCGAGCAAGTGCGCCACCTGCTCGACCGCGCCGTGCGCACGGCCGTCGGCGAGCGCCGCGTCACCGCAATCATCCTGCCCAACGACTTGCAGGACCTGCCCTACAGCGAGCCGCCCAGAGCCCACGGTACGGTGCATTCCGGCATCGGTTACAGCAAGCCCAAGGTCGTACCGTTCGATGACGACCTGCAGCGCGCTGCCGACGTACTCAACGCCGGGCGCAAAGTCGCGATACTGGTCGGGGCCGGCGCACTGCAGGCCACCGAGCAGGTCATCGCTGTGGCCGAAAAACTCGGTGCTGGCGTTGCCAAGGCGCTGCTGGGCAAGGCAGTGTTACCTGACGATCTACCCTGGGTCACCGGCTCCATCGGCCTGCTCGGCACCGAGCCCAGCTACCAGCTGATGACCGAATGCGACACCTTGCTGATGATCGGCTCAGGCTTCCCCTATTCGGAATTTCTGCCCCAGGAAGGCCAGGCCCGAGGCGTGCAGATCGACCTGCAACCCGACATGCTCAGCCTGCGCTACCCGATGGAGGTGAATCTGGTCGGCGATGCGGCGCAAACCTTGCGCGTGCTGCTGCCACTGCTTGAACACAAGACCGACCGGCGCTGGCGCGACAAGATCGAAGGCTGGCGGGCACGCTGGGACAAGACCCTGGAAAAGCGCGCTCTGTCCAAGGCGCAGCCGATCAACCCACAGCGCGTGGTGTACGAACTGTCCCCCCAGCTGCCCGACAACGCCATTGTCAGTAGCGATTCCGGCTCCTGCGCCAACTGGTTCGCCCGCGACCTGCAGATCCGCCAGGGCATGCAATGCTCGTTGTCGGGCGGCCTGGCCAGCATGGGCGCAGCAGTGCCCTACGCAATTGCCGCCAAGTTCGCTCACCCACAGCGCGCAGTGATCGCCCTGGTCGGCGACGGCGCCATGCAGATGAGCAACCTCGCCGAGCTGATTACCGTGGCCAAGTACTGGCAGCAGTGGGACAACCCGCAATGGATCTGCGCGGTGTTCAACAACGAGGACCTCAACCAGGTCACCTGGGAGCAACGGGTGATGGAGGGGGACCCGAAGTTCGAGGCCTCGCAATCGATCCCCGATGTGCCGTACCACCTGTTCGCCATTTCCATTGGTCTGCAAGGCATTTACGTGGAACGCGAGGAGGATATCGCCGGGGCCTGGGAACGGGCACTGGCCGCGGACCGGCCGGTGCTGATCGAGTTCAAGACCGACCCTGACGTGCCGCCGCTACCGCCGCACATCAAGCTGGACCAGGCGAAGAAGTTCGCCAGCACCCTGCTGCAAGGCGACCCGAACCAGGCTGGCGTGATCGTGCAAACGGCCAAGCAGGTGCTCAGCTCGGTGCTGCCCGGCAAAAAATGA
- a CDS encoding (2Fe-2S)-binding protein yields MPAIIPEGVNEHPIRLMINGQARSLQVLPWTTLLDLLREQLDLTGTKKGCDHGQCGACTVLRDGRRVNACLTLAVMCDGAELVTIEGLANGDQLHPMQRAFITHDAFQCGYCTPGQICSAIGLANEGRAASREAIREHMSGNLCRCGAYGNIVAAVEDALPRMQEGRK; encoded by the coding sequence ATGCCTGCAATAATCCCAGAGGGTGTCAACGAACACCCCATACGCCTGATGATCAATGGCCAGGCCCGTTCGCTGCAGGTGCTGCCCTGGACGACGTTGCTGGACCTGCTGCGTGAACAGCTGGACCTGACGGGCACCAAGAAAGGCTGCGACCACGGCCAGTGCGGAGCATGCACAGTGTTGCGCGACGGCCGCCGGGTAAATGCCTGCCTGACCTTGGCCGTGATGTGCGACGGCGCCGAGCTGGTCACCATAGAAGGCTTGGCCAATGGCGATCAGCTGCACCCGATGCAACGCGCTTTCATCACCCATGACGCCTTCCAGTGCGGCTATTGCACGCCCGGTCAGATCTGCTCGGCCATCGGCCTGGCCAACGAAGGGCGAGCTGCCAGCCGCGAAGCCATTCGCGAGCACATGAGTGGCAACCTGTGCCGATGTGGTGCGTATGGGAATATCGTCGCAGCCGTGGAAGACGCCCTGCCGCGGATGCAGGAGGGACGCAAATGA
- a CDS encoding FAD binding domain-containing protein: protein MSPFSYHKAASVSEAISLSGPASRFIAGGTNLLDLMKENVERPTQLIDISGLALGAVETTATGGLRIGALVSNAELAWHPLVEHDYPLLSQAILAGASPQLRNMASTGGNLLQRTRCHYFYDTGTPCNKRDPGSGCPARTGLNRIHAILGASPACVATHPSDMCVALAALDAVVHVQGPSGERQIPLVNFHRLPEDAPERDNHLAAGELITAIELPPSEFAGHCHYLKIRDRASYAFALVSVAAGLKIEQGTIRRAGLALGGVAHKPWRVTAAEQALSGQAPSQALFAKAAQVLLGGAQPLAHNAFKVPLAHRAIVRALSEAAFGSAQPGATS from the coding sequence ATGAGCCCTTTCAGCTATCACAAGGCGGCCTCTGTCAGCGAAGCCATCAGCTTGTCGGGCCCGGCGTCACGGTTCATCGCCGGCGGCACCAACCTGCTCGACCTGATGAAGGAAAACGTCGAGCGCCCGACCCAATTGATCGATATCTCGGGCCTGGCGCTTGGAGCAGTCGAAACGACTGCGACCGGCGGCTTGCGCATCGGTGCGCTGGTCAGCAATGCCGAACTCGCCTGGCACCCTCTCGTCGAGCATGACTACCCACTGCTGTCTCAAGCCATTCTGGCGGGGGCCTCGCCACAATTGAGAAACATGGCGAGTACGGGCGGCAACCTGCTGCAACGCACCCGCTGCCATTATTTCTACGATACCGGTACGCCCTGCAACAAACGCGACCCTGGCAGCGGCTGCCCGGCACGCACTGGCCTTAACCGTATCCACGCCATTCTCGGTGCCAGCCCTGCTTGCGTGGCCACGCACCCCTCGGACATGTGCGTGGCGCTGGCGGCGCTCGACGCGGTGGTGCATGTGCAGGGCCCCTCGGGTGAACGGCAGATCCCGTTGGTGAATTTCCATCGCCTGCCGGAGGACGCTCCGGAACGCGACAATCATCTGGCCGCTGGCGAACTGATCACCGCCATCGAGCTGCCACCCTCCGAATTTGCAGGGCATTGCCATTACCTGAAGATCCGCGACCGTGCTTCGTATGCCTTCGCCCTGGTCTCGGTCGCGGCTGGCCTGAAGATCGAGCAAGGCACGATCCGCAGGGCCGGGCTGGCACTTGGCGGTGTGGCGCACAAACCCTGGCGGGTGACGGCCGCCGAGCAGGCACTGAGCGGCCAGGCGCCTTCCCAGGCGCTGTTCGCGAAGGCCGCTCAGGTATTGCTGGGCGGCGCACAGCCACTTGCACATAACGCCTTCAAGGTCCCCTTGGCACATCGGGCCATCGTCCGCGCACTCAGCGAAGCCGCGTTCGGCAGCGCACAGCCTGGAGCCACATCATGA